The genomic stretch GTGACGAAGAGGAAGAGCTGGAAGGGTTGTGTGCGGCCCATGAAGCAGACGGTTCCGGGTGAGTGGACAATCTCTCCCTCTGCACTGAATATTTAAGTACTttctccgtctcaaattataagttattttaacttttttagatacatcatatttactatgtatctaaaaatagcatatatttagatatatagcaaaagctATAAAACTAGAAAAAGACAAAACGAGCATGTAATCTAGTAGTATCTATTCTATCGGATTGGCACTGTAATCACTCACTACTAATAATTACCACTGTTTCTTGTGCCTCTATGCATGGTGTCGACGGCGTGCAGATACCTGTGCGATTATGGCCTGCATCGTGGCCGTGGAGGGGATGCACCGCAAGGTGTACGAGGCGTCCCACGGCAAGGGCAAATTCGCTTGGAAGGCCGCGGAGGTTTGGCCGGAGATCCTGCGGGCCATGTGCAAGGGACAAAACATCTGGAAGGAAGGCGAGGGAGCCAATACGGGCAGAGTGTTAGACGAGATAATACGCCTTCGGGGCGTGGGGATCGCCAGCGACGAGGTGCCGATCACGATGCCGCTGCGCGCCTGGGAGCAGCACGTCGGCGACGAGCTGCTTACCCCGGAGCGCGTGGCCGCGCTGCTAGACCAAGGCCCCTGCGTCGGCCGTCTCTGGGTCTGTCCATGGTACTATTGGTTCGACACCGCGAAGAACAATGATGACTGGATCTACCGTGGCTGTGGCCGGGACAAAAGGCTCAGGGACGAAAGCAGAAAGCTCTACGGTAAGAAGGCGACGGGCTCGCATGCTGTTGTCTGTTTCGGGTATCGGTTCTGCAAAACGGGAAATGGTGAGGAGACAATGTGTGTGCTGGTGATGGACAACCACGACAACGAAGGCCCGCAGCGGTGGATCGACGTTGAAGAGCTTGATGCGATCTACACCCTGAGCGTGGACTGCCTAGCCTAGCTATTTGTAATAAACTAAGTACTACGAGGCTGTTCAGTTGAACCCATAGCAGACAGAGGTAGGGTTTTGTAAGCAAGCTATTGTGGATCGATGATGTTGGTTGTACATGGGTTCAACATCAACAACCTTGGCTATGCAACATGTAAGCGCCATGCAAGGAGCTCTTCCTTACATATATAATAAAGGTGCAGCGGCCTCCTACGGAGGTACGTTCATCCCCTTTCCCAGTAGGTTGTGTCCGATATATACAGTCACAATTAGAACTATATATAGTTGTAATAGGTGTTAGGGTTTTATTTTGAGTCGGAATTTGTAACTTTGGGTCTAAAAAAATTGGGGTCGTGAAACACCATCACTGGTTGATATGGTTTCTTAGGGAGGAATGTAAGTAGCCATACCTCAAGAATGAAGAATTAGTTAAATCGCATTAAAATTTATTGTGCCAAAGCTCGTTGTTTTCTTGTGCCATCTTACCAAAAAACTCCCGCGGCATAACAGAGAGCGTTCAATTTTAGGTGCAGTCATAAAACACCACCCCCTCCGTCCCCGTTGCCTACAAAAGGGCTAATCTAGGGATAAAAAAGGGCTAGGAGCTCGCCGGGCTAGAAAACTAGAAACACTGAAACAATGGCTTTTCATGGGCTTTGGCTCAGTTGGAGCCCTGCATGCAATGCCACGCGATGGATGACGAAGACAACAACTAACTACTAGTTGATGGTTTGATGGGCCGAACATTTTTGTTGCCGGTGGAACCATTTTTCACCAAAACATGATTCATAAATTCATCACTGGAACAACTGCtacctctgtttcaaattatatattattttaatttttttaatttataaatattattatgcatctaaatataagTGTACGTCTACGtgaataataatatctataaatctagaaaagtcaaaacgatctaaaatttgaaacggagggagtacttattCTCGCAAGCAGAAGATGTTCCGTCGATCAAGAGGAATTAAATGctctagaagaaaaaaaaatcagcaaacAGACTGGCGGCTGGCCCGTTCGTGGGGATAAACATAGCAACTAACATAGACTAGCAGTGCAGCCGCGCACGCGCGCGAGTGCGCGGGCTCGTGCAAGaaatttaggccctgtttggcatggctccagctctggatggagctgctccactccagaactccaggtggagtcagctccactccagaactccagaataaaatggggtgtttggctagatgggtgctctcagctccaaaaaaatcaattttcagtgtggattgccattgttaccCCCAATTtaggtcccacttgtcattctCTCCATCcccatctccttcttcctcagaaAGGCTGCCCGGCAACCACAACACACCGTTCcctcctctttttttccttgccCCGGTGCTCCCGTCGCCTCGCAGGAGCAAGCAAGCAGCTCACCGGCGTAGGGGCTTCGGCAGACGGGCGAACTggtggccggcggaggggcttcGGCGGACGGGCGCGAAGGCCGGCGGGGGatcttcggcggcggggcgaactggcggccggcggaggggcttcGGCGGACGGGCGCGAATGCGGGCGGCGGGCCTTcggcggagcggcgcgaaggccggcgaCGGGTcctgcggccggcgacgggggcctgcTGCCGGCAGCCGGGGGCtacggccggcgacgggggcctgcGGCGACAGGGCCCTGCGACCGGCGTGGGGGGTCTCcgggtggctggcggcgggc from Setaria italica strain Yugu1 chromosome II, Setaria_italica_v2.0, whole genome shotgun sequence encodes the following:
- the LOC111256472 gene encoding uncharacterized protein LOC111256472, which gives rise to MVHAVFLVQKRFMWANTFRLDCSVLGQPSGPVTKRKSWKGCVRPMKQTVPDTCAIMACIVAVEGMHRKVYEASHGKGKFAWKAAEVWPEILRAMCKGQNIWKEGEGANTGRVLDEIIRLRGVGIASDEVPITMPLRAWEQHVGDELLTPERVAALLDQGPCVGRLWVCPWYYWFDTAKNNDDWIYRGCGRDKRLRDESRKLYGKKATGSHAVVCFGYRFCKTGNGEETMCVLVMDNHDNEGPQRWIDVEELDAIYTLSVDCLA